The genomic window CCCCGACGCCGCTgctcgccaccaccgtcgccgccacgcgGTGATCGCCGCCCCGCGGCCACGCCAGCAGCGGCACGCCGGCCGTCGCTGCCTCGATCACCGAGTTCCACCCGCTGTGGCTCAGGAACAGGCCCACCGCAGGGTCCCTGAGCACCGCGTCCTGGTCCACCCACGCCTTGGTCACCACACCGCGCCCCCGCACGCGCTCCAGGAACCCGTCGCCGAGCACGTCGCGGatgccggcgtcgtcgtcgcggtcCACCACCGTGGTCTTGAGGATCCACAGGAAGCGGGAGCCGCTCGCCTCCAGCCCCGCCGCGATCTCCCGGATCTGCTCGTGGCTCACGGCGCACCGGCTGCCGAAGGCGACGTACACCACCGACCGCGCCGGCTGCTGGCGGAGCCATGCCATCGGCGACCCCtctgcttcggcggcggcgctcttcgTCGCCTCGCTCGCCAGGGAGCTGTGCGGGCCGACGGCGAACACCGGCGGGAACCCGCGGACGACCTTGCCGTcgcggagggcggcgagcgCCACCGGCTCCAGCGCGTCGAACGTGTTGATCAGAACGCCGTCGGTCTTGACCATCTCCCGGCCGTTCTCGATGAACTGCTTCGTGAAGAGCTTGTTCAGGTCGAGCAATGGCTGCGGCAGCCAGGACCTCTTGAGGCGACGCACACCGGGGATGTCGACGTCGCCGACGTCGGCCCCGGCATCCTTGTTGTCGAGGTAGATAGGGAAGTAGGAGACTAGGGACATCATGGCCGCGGAGGAGACGTACAGCACGTGGCACTGGATGCCCAGGTCCTTGGCGATGGGGTTGACGTGGGACACCAGCGTGACGTCGGTGACGGTGGCCGTGACGCGCGGGGTGACGCCGGCGATGACCGGGCCGAGGAGGTGCAAGGAGCGGCGCAGGGCCTCCCACCGGAGCAGGAACGGGTCGCCGCCGGGGAACTCGGACGCGTCGAACGGCAGAAGGTCGAAGTCGAGGCGGCGGACGCTGGGATAATCCCTGAAGAGGGCGGCGAAGtggtcggcctcggcggcggacaCGGTCGGGAATACGGTGACGACGGAGATGTCGACGTCGTGGGCGGACAGCGCGCCGATGAAGCGGAAGAACTGGAGGAGGTGGCCCATGCCGGCGCTCGGGACGAACACGACGTGCGGCCGTGTGTGCCCTCGCGCGCCGAGCTCACCGGAGCTGAGCACCGCAGGCGGTGGTGCCATGGCCGAGCAGCTGCTTTATGATGCTGTTGTGAAACCGACTAATGCTGGGTGAATGAATGCTAGACTGATAAGAGCATTGGCATATGTGTCTTTTTATAGCAGCTGTACGCCTGTAGTACCATTTG from Oryza glaberrima chromosome 6, OglaRS2, whole genome shotgun sequence includes these protein-coding regions:
- the LOC127775505 gene encoding UDP-glycosyltransferase CGT-like; protein product: MAPPPAVLSSGELGARGHTRPHVVFVPSAGMGHLLQFFRFIGALSAHDVDISVVTVFPTVSAAEADHFAALFRDYPSVRRLDFDLLPFDASEFPGGDPFLLRWEALRRSLHLLGPVIAGVTPRVTATVTDVTLVSHVNPIAKDLGIQCHVLYVSSAAMMSLVSYFPIYLDNKDAGADVGDVDIPGVRRLKRSWLPQPLLDLNKLFTKQFIENGREMVKTDGVLINTFDALEPVALAALRDGKVVRGFPPVFAVGPHSSLASEATKSAAAEAEGSPMAWLRQQPARSVVYVAFGSRCAVSHEQIREIAAGLEASGSRFLWILKTTVVDRDDDAGIRDVLGDGFLERVRGRGVVTKAWVDQDAVLRDPAVGLFLSHSGWNSVIEAATAGVPLLAWPRGGDHRVAATVVASSGVGVWMEQWSWDGEEWLVSGEEIGGKVKEMMADAGVREKAAKVGEEVAKAVAVGGTSHTGILDFVAKLKATT